In the genome of Pyrobaculum islandicum DSM 4184, the window GTAGCAGTCGGCCGGATCCCTATGTCCGGGGCCACGGCTCCGGACATGTCCCGAGCTCCCCGGGGAATGCCGGCGTCACAAAAGGGGTAAACATTTTGTGCGTTGAGGAGCGTTATACCCGTTTTTACTTCTCGTAATGTAGCCTGGTCTTTGACCCCATATCTTTTTCTTGGCCCCTCCCTGGGGGACTTGGGGGCCCGTCTCGGGTACACCGGGGCGAGGGGGCGGGTCATACGGGGGCCGGCCGCCGGTTGTTTATATTGTAACAGCTTGGCGCCCCCGTCGGCCGCCCCAGGGGCCAGACGCCGTTCGTAAGAAGTAGTTACGAGGTTAAAAGTTCGATAGTCGCAAGGGTAGAAAAAGCGGGTTGTTTGTCTTCTGGAGTAGCTCCCGGTATCTCTTCTCTGCCCATATCACGGGGACGTACCCGATGGCTCATGGGTAGACTATCGGCAAGGATGCAGGCGAGGGAAAAACTCTACTATTTAAGGCGGGGAAGCGGCCATACGGTCTTGATTTGTTTAAAAGATAAAAAATCTGTCTCTAATGTGTTGAAAACTATACTTGCTAGAGAGGCTGTGAAATATATAGAAAGCGGTATGACTGTGGGACTCGGCTCTGGTACAACTGCGCGAGAGTTTGTTAAAGCCCTAGCGGAGTTTGGCCCTCGCGACGTCGTCCTTGTAGCTACGTCTATTGACAGTGAGTTGTTAGCCATAGAGGTGGGGTTGGGCGATAGGCTGAGGCCTCTGTGGGCTGTGGAGACTATCGACATTGCAGTAGATGGGGCAGATGAGGCGACGCGAGATAAAGTGTTGCTAAAGGGCAGAGGCGGCGCTTTGTTAAGAGAAAAGATAGTTGACTATTTAGCCAGGCGGTTTGTTGTGTTAGTTGAGGAATATAAAGTTGTCCAGTATATCCCCACGAGAAACCCCATACCTATAGAAGTGGTGCCTTGGGCATGGCGACATGTGGCAAAGGCTATTAAAGATAGGTATGGCGGCGTAGCTAAACTTAGACAAGACGGCGGAAAGCTAGGGCCTGTGGTAACAGATAATGGCAATTATATTATCGATTGGGAGCCGTCAGCGCCAATACAACCCTCGTTAGAAGACGAGCTAAAGCTAATCCCCGGTGTTGTAGAGACGGGAATTTTTTCAAAGAGACGTGATGCTATTGTCATAGTAGCTAGAGAAAACAGCTCTGTATATACATTTTAGTTATTGATGGATATCTCGTAATAAACATAGATATAGGGCGATGTTTCATTTACTGTTAGTGTTGCATAATGCGTAGCATAAAATCTCACAGATATGTGTCCGTCTGTACACTTCAGCTCTCTCCTATCTATAAGTACATAGTCTCCGTGTAGATATCCCGTATATGTCCCATTACCATATAAGTAGCCATAGACAACTCCCTCTAATGTCGCACCGTTTGGCACTAGAGGTTTTAACACGTCGTAGACCGTAGACGTAGTCAAGTCAAAAGATGTCCCCCTTATTGCATTTACTGTATTTATCAGCGCCGAGGGCCTCAACCAGTCTATAACTCCGCCAGCTCTATATCTACGAAATGTGACATTCCACATAAAGACGTCTCCCCAGAAAGCCCAGCTGAAGTTTAGCCTCTTGAGGAGACTCCTCTCTCTTACCTTAGACATGGCTTGTTCAAACAATGCGCCAAGCTCTAGATATTTACTTATGTTTAAAGTCCCAACGGCCTCCCTAGCTCTTGACTCAGCCGCTAGACATATGGTATAGTTTAGACGTGAAGTAAGAGAGCTCCATTGGTCTAGGGCAAATTTTGCAATTCTATAGGCCTCTAATGTGTTTGAATATGCCTCAGTTAACACCAACAAAACACCGACTGTAGACACCAGCGCGATTACAACAATTGAGAAGTATATCAGCCACCACACTTATACCTGGCGCTTTATAAGGCGCTAAAGCGTTGTTAACTAGTGCGGAAATACGCCCAACCTCTCCACTTCAACTCTCTACCGTCCCACCAGACAACGCCGCGGCCCTCGGCTACTTTAGCAAATGTGACATAGGGCTCTTTTACATCGCAATCTCGCCTTATGGCAAACACTGGGAGAAACTCCTCGCCGCCGTTGAAAACTAATTCGCCAATATCTAGGCCCCTTTCTTTTGCAAAACTTAACACCTCCTCTGGTACAGGGAGAGATTCCACTATTATGTCTACGCCATTTGCCATAGTCCAAAGCACATCGGCTAAGCCATCTGACGAGTCCATACTAGCTGTAACACATTCAGGCGGGGGGAGGGGCCACAGAGGCTCTGGCCTCTTTAACATTTCCACACCCTTAGCTACAACAGGATCATCGTCCCTCCAGTATCTATAGGCTAGAGATGTGTAGCCAAATTTAGGTATTGTCACGAGAATATCGCCTGGCTTAGGCGTGCGGCCTATTCTGTAGGTAGCTCTGCCTATAATCGCGACGTCTACTACCACATCGCCGCCCTGGTTTAAATCGCCTCCTACATATCTCAGAGAGAGACGCGTCGCTGCCTCCCTCGCCCCCTCTATAATCTCCGCGGCTTCCTCAAGGCGGGGGGCTGTGACTGAGACAAGCATATAGAGAGGCTCTACATATTTTACTCTTATATCGCTGTAAGCCGCGGCTACGTTTCTCCAACCGAAGTCTCTCCAAGTCTGGAACGGGAGTTTTGAAGTAGATGCCGCAGAGCCGTCGATTTTAAGCGCCCATCCGTCTATGTATACTACGTCGTTGTCCTCAAGTCCAAGAGCCGATATTAGGCCTTTTAGAAATTTCTTCTCATCCACTATTCGGCTGTAACCTGTTCTAATAACTTCAGTGTATCAACATCTTCGTCTCTCAACTTTTGCCAAAGCGGCGAGTTTTTACACAGTACATAGCGGGTTCTAGCTCTTGTATCGTCTCTCTGCATAAGACCTGACTCCACAAGTTTTTCCAGTATGTGTTTTACTAAGGTAAGCGCCACTGGAGCTGTTGTATCTATTCCGCCAAATTCTAATACCTTCCTCGGTGTAAATGAGACACAAGACCCCCTGGCCTCTCCTACTATTTTCCGCATCCCTGTGTAGACCGTTCTAAGGACTGTTTTGAAGTCTGATAGATTAAAGCGATGATTCATGGAAATTTACTCTGTCCAAAATTTAACTCCACCAAATATCTTTGCCCCCAGGTATTACATTCTATCCTGTATAACACCTGTATCTATGGCCATCACACTTTTTGTAACTATTTCGTACTCATGAGCCACATCCCCGGCCCTGGGGCCCGGCGACCAGGGGGCAAAGCCAGCCCCCAATGACCCAAGCCCCTCGCCAGCGGCCGCCGAAAGGCGTCTCCGCAGGCGGGCCCCGAGCCCCCGGGGAGGCCGGGAGCCGCAAAAAAGGGGGCTCTCTACACAAGTGTGCATGACATAGAGAAGAAAAACTAGATTCTAAATTTCTCACTCGCCTACGACTATTACAACGACATTACGTCTACGGGGCCCATCCATTTCGATAAGCATAATTTCTTGCCAAGTCCCACGTCTAAGTTCGCCGTTTACCACGGGCATTACCAAGTGGAATCCCAAGAAAATGTTAGCTAAGTGGGCGTTGGCATTGTCGTCAATTTCGTCGTGGCGATAGCCGGCGCCGCGGGGAAACAAAGCTCTCACTTTGTTAAGAATATCTTCTTTAAGCCTGGGCTCGTTTTCATTAGCGGTTATAATCGCCGTGGCGTGAGGCACGTAAATTAACGCTATGCCGTTTTTCACACCGCTTTTTTCTACAGCTTTTTCAACCTGCTCGCTTATGACAACGATCTCCTCTCTTGACCGAGTAGATATTTGAAACTCCTCTACATATACTTTCACGACTTTCTGAGTCTCTACGTTTTTTAAGTTATGACGTAGAGAAAGCCAACCATCACGCCGCTCACTAAATTGACGCTCTCATTTGTTAAAAAGCCTTTCTTACGACAGCCAGTTACATAAGTTTCCAATATTTTGCCATTACAAACATACTTTATCTGGAGAGCTGCGCCTAATATACTGTCTAAGAGCTCGCCTAAATATCCAAAAAGAGCGATTTTCCAAAACGGCTGTGGTATCCAAAGGAGGGGTGATAGAGCCGCTATAGTAAAAGCTCCTGCCACAGACGCCATAGTGCCTATAAGCGTTATGCCGCCAGAAGTCCCAGGTTCTACCCGTCTCCACGGTGCAAGAATATACCTCGGCGTTCCGCCATATGCCACGCCGACCTCGCTTGCCCATGTATCTGCAGTAGCAATGGCCACTGCCACAGCCGCCGCGCCCAAAAACTTAGCGTCGCCTGTCAAAAGATAGATAGATGCAAACATAGCAATTGGCGTGCCGACGCCCACTACCTGTCTCAGCGAGCGGCCAGAGACGTCTTTGAGACCCCTTTCCAACTTCCACTGGGCCCTGAGTTTTGTAAGGAGCGAAGATGTAACAAAGAATACCGCCATCAGTAGAAAGAGGCCCATATGAGCTATTGCGACGGCTACTCCCACGGCTATTGCAGAGAGCGTGCCTCTTGTAGTGAGAAAGCCTTTCTTTAATGCCAGAATAGCCAAAATTACAACAGAGGGCACTGTAATAATGTAGAGATCCATCGCCACCGCTATTACATATATATTTATTGGTTTTCTACACTATGGACATAGTAACTAAGTTACATCAGAAATACGGGGGGGCGATAGAAAGAGCTTTAGAACACTATCTCTCAATAGATGTAGCGCCAGATTTTAGAGAAGAAGTGCTGTATCAGATAAAAACCGGCGGGAAGAGACTAAGGCCTTTGTTAACATTGGCAATAGCTGAGGCAGTCTCAGGGCAGTGGGAGCCGGCTCTGCCTGCTGCAACTATAGTGGAGTTAATTCATAACTACTCTCTTATATATGACGATATTATAGACAGAGGAGATGTGAGAAGAGGCATGCCGACAGTTAGAAAAGCCTTTGGAGACAACGCCGCTATTTTAATTGGCATATGGTATAGAGAGGCTATTGAAGAGGCTGTATTAGATACGCCGAAGCCTCTTGTTTTTGCAAAAGAGGTGGCCAAGGTAATTAAGGCAATAGACGAGGGAGAGAGACTAGACATCCTTTTTGAATACGCCGGGCGAGACGACCCGTATTTTATAAAAGCTAGAAAGAGAGACGTGACGGTAGAAGACTATATACACATGGTGTCGCTTAAGACAGGCGTATTAATTGCAGCTGCTGCAAAATGGGGAGTTTTATCAGTCAGCGACAGTAAGGAGCTCGCCGAGACAGCTTGGAACTTCGGCTTAAATGCTGGCATAGCCTTTCAAATTATCGATGACGTACTTGATATATACGGCGATCCGAAAAAATTCGGCAAAGAGATTGGCAAAGATATTAAGGAACACAAAAGGGGAAATGCGGTTGTGGCCATAGCGCTTTCAAAACTCCCGCACTCCGATAGAGAGCGTCTACTTTCAATATTATCAAAAGCAGAAGTAGGCGAGGCCGATATAAAAAACGCTGTCGCTTTACTAGACTCTGTGAAAGCTAGAGAAGAGGCTCTTTCACTTGCTGAAAAGTATAGAAGAGAGGCAGAACGCTATCTGGAGAATATCCCAAACAATGGTACGTTGAAAGAATTGTTAGATTTTATACTAGAAAGACAATACTGATGTATATAGTCAAATTTGGCGGTTCTGCAATAACAGATAAAACAAAGCCATATACCTACGTCAAGGGGCGTATTTCATATATAGCGTCTACACTTCGCGGTAGACCAGCTGTGCTTATACATGGCGCTGGCTCTTTTGCACATCCTCACGTTAAGACATATGGCCTAACTCCCCTAGGGATAGCGTATACAAAGGCAGCTCTCAAACGTCTTACTTCATATGTAATAGAAGAGCTGGCAGAGGCTGGGGTATACGCCATGCCGATAGAGCCTAGCGATATCTTCTGGAGAGACACCCCAACTAGACTTGAGCCTATTAAACACGCCCTCGAAAATGGTCTATATCCGCTTCTCCACGGCGATATAGTTCCCGCAGATGTGGGGTATGTTGTCATAAGTGGCGACGACATAGCTCTCCAACTTACAAAAGCTCTTAAGCCAAACGCCGTGGTTTTCCTAATGGATGTAGACGGCATATATACAGCGCCGCCGGGCACGCCTGGGGCTTCTAAAATTCAGAGGATAGAAAGCGACATAGATATAGAGGGCACCGCAGGCATAGATGTAACGGGGGGTGTTAGAAAGAAGATCGCGGTGGGTCTTGCGATAGCGGCTTTGGGAATTCCAGTCTTCTATTGTTCAATTATGGATAGAGAGGCAGTAGAGAAGATATTAGAAGGCAAGACCCCGGAGAGTTGCACCATGGCTGAGCCTTAGAAAAATTTTACGCTTTTTGGAAGCCCATCTGCCAGCTCCACTCTTATATAACTACCGCTTAACGTGGCATGTAATGTATTTTCCACGCCAATAATCCACGACTGTATTTTTTCAAATTTGTCCATAGTATATGTGAGAAGAATCACGGGTTTTTTTGCATTGGTTGGCAGCGCTTCGGCAAAATCGGCGGGGTTTATCGGCGTATTGTACTCCAACACCGGCAAGACATATACAGGTCTCTCTGCGGCGTCTAGAGATATTTGTTGAGTCAACGCCTGGGGGAGCTGTATACCAGGCCTGTATAAAACTAGGTAGACATAGGCGTTATCGTATCGCGGAGGTGTTGTAACAGCTGAGACTGTGCCGTTGAAAAAGACATAGGCCTGGCTGACTGAGAGCACAGTAGTAAAGTCTGTGGTTGGAGAAGCGCCTCTATGGCCGATGATCATCCAGCCCAAGCCTGTGGTACCTAAGATATATCCAGTTTCGGCAAATATAAGGGCGATGAGGGCTATGATAAATATCTTCCCGCGCCTTCTTCTCTTTTCGCTTTTAGTAACCATGCCCTCGCTGTTGTCTAATTATATAAGTTTTAACAGTTGGCAAGATAGCCAGGGCTTACATAAGTTATCCACATTGTTAAGAGATAGAGCAGTGTAAATATAATACCTATAGTCTCAAGTTGTTTATACCACCGGCTGAGGAGTAAGAGTGTGCCTGCGAGAGAGCCGAGAAGAACGTAGCCCACTAGCGTTGTACATAACTGCGTATTTGGCCCAAAAATACTCCAAAATCCGCTTAAGACAAGAGAGACAAACGCTACGACAGCCAGTCCAACTACGACGTCGAACTTTTCCATATGTAGCAGTAGAAACACCTTTTTAAGTTGTCAACAAGTGAAGATTATGTCGATAATATATAGCGGCGAAATAACTTGTCCAGTCTGTGGAACAAAGACATTTAGATATGTGGAGATACTATATGAGACTCCCTTTTTCGGCAACGTGTTACTTCAAAGCGGCTACTGTAGCAATTGCGGCTACCGCCTTTTTGACGTCGAATATGCAGAAGTTGGACGGCCAATTCGCGTAATTTTTAAAGCCAAAGACGGCATAGATGTTGCAAAATCTCTTCTCATCCGTAGCAAGACTGGAGTCATATATTCGCCAGATTTAGGCTTTTCACTAGAGCCGGGGAGCCACGGAGAGCCTATGATAACTACAGTAGAGGGCTTTATGTATAAGATAATTGACTATGCGGAAAGACTAAAAGCCCTAGAGCCTGAAAATGCCGCTAAAATAGACGGATTTATAAATACCGTATATGAGAAGATAGAGAAAGGCGGTTTTACCCTAATAGTTGAGGACTCGCTAGGGAAGTCGTTTATACAGCCGTATAGGCCAGAAACAGTAACAGTAGAATACCTAGAGTAGGCCCCCTTTGCACAACCGGCCCCCCGTCCTGGGGTTGCCGAAAAGGCGGCTCCGGGGCGGGCTCGGAGCCCCCCAGAGAGGGCCGGGAGATGCAGAGGGGGCGAGACTATAGTCTTATCCTAAAGGAGTTGGGCGACTCAAAACAACTGCGTGTCCCTAGGTGACACGCGACTCCTATCTGTACTACTTTTAATAAGACAGCATCTCTATCGCAATCAGTTCTAAACTCCTTTACTATCTGGAAGTGTCCGCTGGTCTCTCCCTTTAGCCATATTCTATTACGTGAAGTAGAGTAGTAGTGGGCCAAGCCTGTCGTCAACGTTAAAACGACAGCCACCGGGTCCATATAGCCGACCATTAAGATGTCTCTGGTTTCAATATCTTGTGCCACGGCGACTACTGTACCTCCTATGTGGCGATAGTTTAGCAATCTGGCTATTTTCCACGCCTCTTCTGGCGTTGCTAACGGCTTTGTCTCTAGATCGTCGAATACGCGCATCAGTTGTCTCACAGTTGAAGATTTATTAGCTTGACACTCCCGAGGGCTGTGCATATGCCTATATTCGACTTCG includes:
- the rpiA gene encoding ribose 5-phosphate isomerase A, with product MLKTILAREAVKYIESGMTVGLGSGTTAREFVKALAEFGPRDVVLVATSIDSELLAIEVGLGDRLRPLWAVETIDIAVDGADEATRDKVLLKGRGGALLREKIVDYLARRFVVLVEEYKVVQYIPTRNPIPIEVVPWAWRHVAKAIKDRYGGVAKLRQDGGKLGPVVTDNGNYIIDWEPSAPIQPSLEDELKLIPGVVETGIFSKRRDAIVIVARENSSVYTF
- a CDS encoding secondary thiamine-phosphate synthase enzyme YjbQ, which gives rise to MKVYVEEFQISTRSREEIVVISEQVEKAVEKSGVKNGIALIYVPHATAIITANENEPRLKEDILNKVRALFPRGAGYRHDEIDDNANAHLANIFLGFHLVMPVVNGELRRGTWQEIMLIEMDGPRRRNVVVIVVGE
- the hisI gene encoding phosphoribosyl-AMP cyclohydrolase, encoding MRVFDDLETKPLATPEEAWKIARLLNYRHIGGTVVAVAQDIETRDILMVGYMDPVAVVLTLTTGLAHYYSTSRNRIWLKGETSGHFQIVKEFRTDCDRDAVLLKVVQIGVACHLGTRSCFESPNSFRIRL
- a CDS encoding isopentenyl phosphate kinase, which produces MYIVKFGGSAITDKTKPYTYVKGRISYIASTLRGRPAVLIHGAGSFAHPHVKTYGLTPLGIAYTKAALKRLTSYVIEELAEAGVYAMPIEPSDIFWRDTPTRLEPIKHALENGLYPLLHGDIVPADVGYVVISGDDIALQLTKALKPNAVVFLMDVDGIYTAPPGTPGASKIQRIESDIDIEGTAGIDVTGGVRKKIAVGLAIAALGIPVFYCSIMDREAVEKILEGKTPESCTMAEP
- a CDS encoding ZPR1 zinc finger domain-containing protein: MSIIYSGEITCPVCGTKTFRYVEILYETPFFGNVLLQSGYCSNCGYRLFDVEYAEVGRPIRVIFKAKDGIDVAKSLLIRSKTGVIYSPDLGFSLEPGSHGEPMITTVEGFMYKIIDYAERLKALEPENAAKIDGFINTVYEKIEKGGFTLIVEDSLGKSFIQPYRPETVTVEYLE
- a CDS encoding polyprenyl synthetase family protein, with product MDIVTKLHQKYGGAIERALEHYLSIDVAPDFREEVLYQIKTGGKRLRPLLTLAIAEAVSGQWEPALPAATIVELIHNYSLIYDDIIDRGDVRRGMPTVRKAFGDNAAILIGIWYREAIEEAVLDTPKPLVFAKEVAKVIKAIDEGERLDILFEYAGRDDPYFIKARKRDVTVEDYIHMVSLKTGVLIAAAAKWGVLSVSDSKELAETAWNFGLNAGIAFQIIDDVLDIYGDPKKFGKEIGKDIKEHKRGNAVVAIALSKLPHSDRERLLSILSKAEVGEADIKNAVALLDSVKAREEALSLAEKYRREAERYLENIPNNGTLKELLDFILERQY
- a CDS encoding AIR synthase related protein, with the protein product MDEKKFLKGLISALGLEDNDVVYIDGWALKIDGSAASTSKLPFQTWRDFGWRNVAAAYSDIRVKYVEPLYMLVSVTAPRLEEAAEIIEGAREAATRLSLRYVGGDLNQGGDVVVDVAIIGRATYRIGRTPKPGDILVTIPKFGYTSLAYRYWRDDDPVVAKGVEMLKRPEPLWPLPPPECVTASMDSSDGLADVLWTMANGVDIIVESLPVPEEVLSFAKERGLDIGELVFNGGEEFLPVFAIRRDCDVKEPYVTFAKVAEGRGVVWWDGRELKWRGWAYFRTS
- a CDS encoding DUF92 domain-containing protein, with the translated sequence MDLYIITVPSVVILAILALKKGFLTTRGTLSAIAVGVAVAIAHMGLFLLMAVFFVTSSLLTKLRAQWKLERGLKDVSGRSLRQVVGVGTPIAMFASIYLLTGDAKFLGAAAVAVAIATADTWASEVGVAYGGTPRYILAPWRRVEPGTSGGITLIGTMASVAGAFTIAALSPLLWIPQPFWKIALFGYLGELLDSILGAALQIKYVCNGKILETYVTGCRKKGFLTNESVNLVSGVMVGFLYVIT